From one Anoplolepis gracilipes chromosome 8, ASM4749672v1, whole genome shotgun sequence genomic stretch:
- the LOC140668839 gene encoding uncharacterized protein isoform X1, producing MKMHSSINMLPVKNLDALLMQTCGPDFQIYDTEWKHLTDPGENFGSQILAIAVKIEQNSKKRTLNMVVKLPPKSQYLLDLFDSPITFKKELDFYSIVAPEFAKLQNESGIPTEALSVITPQFLGGRLGLRDPQCFDEQATIILENLKDDNYTTQDRILGLDKVHMDFAISHLAKLHAITIGLKLKKPDFFKKVVLPVLEYAVDEDAKDCVVDMVQKAHNDYKNMKEAESYLDRIEKTLQYTPRVTITPKEPWTTLVHNDFWVNNMMFKYDKSDKPINMKIVDFQLTIYDYGVNDLIFFLISSSRKEVLDEHLEDMIDLYYDSFIKCLESLSVNTDMFPKSEFMEQLNQCAPIKFKQCIMMVQVIQAARGSVTETTDTADKDVFKGGINDENYKQKMLHVLSTFDRKGWLVK from the exons AT GAAAATGCATTCGTCGATCAACATGCTCCCTGTTAAAAATCTGGATGCATTGTTAATGCAAACCTGCGGTCcagattttcaaatatacgATACGGAATGGAAGCACTTAACAGATCCGGGAGAAAACTTCGGTAGCCAGATATTAGCCATTGCTGTTAAAATCGAACAAAATAGTAAAAAGAGAACTTTAAACATGGTTGTCAAATTACCGCCGAAATCCCAGTACCTGCTAGATCTGTTCGACAGTCCGATAACTTTCAAAAAGGAATTGGATTTCTACAGCATCGTAGCGCCAGAGTTTGCGAAACTACAAAACGAAAGTGGGATTCCTACAGAAGCTCTAAGCGTCATTACACCACAATTCTTAGGCGGTAGATTAGGCTTACGAGATCCGCAGTGTTTCGACGAGCAAGCCACgatcattttagaaaatttgaaagatGACAATTATACGACGCAAGATCGCATTCTCGGTCTCGACAAAGTGCACATGGATTTTGCGATCAGTCACTTGGCGAAATTGCACGCCATAACGATCGGCCTGAAGCTCAAAAAGCCCGATTTCTTCAAAAAAGTAGTGCTGCCCGTTCTCGAGTACGCCGTGGACGAGGATGCAAAGGATTGCGTCGTGGATATGGTACAGAAGGCGCACAACGATTACAAAAACATGAAAGAGGCGGAATCTTATCTGGATAGGATCGAGAAGACGCTCCAATACACGCCGCGCGTTACCATAACGCCAAAAGAACCCTGGACGACATTGGTGCACAACGATTTCTGGGTAAATAATATGATGTTTAAATACGATAAATCCGACAAGCCGATCAATATGAAAATTGTGGACTTTCAATTGACAATCTACGACTACGGCGTGAACGATCTCATATTTTTCCTCATATCGAGTTCTCGGAAAGAGGTGCTCGACGAACATCTCGAGGACATGATAGACTTGTATTACGACTCTTTCATCAAGTGTTTAGAATCGCTAAGCGTGAACACAGACATGTTTCCCAAGAGCGAATTTATGGAGCAACTGAATCAGTGCGCTCCCATTAAATTCAAGCAATGCATCATGATGGTACAGGTAATTCAAGCGGCGCGTGGTTCCGTTACGGAAACGACTGACACGGCGGACAAAGACGTTTTCAAGGGTGGCATCAATGACgagaattataaacaaaaaatgctCCATGTGTTGTCTACATTCGATCGGAAGGGATGGCTAGTGAAATGA
- the LOC140668839 gene encoding uncharacterized protein isoform X2 — translation MHSSINMLPVKNLDALLMQTCGPDFQIYDTEWKHLTDPGENFGSQILAIAVKIEQNSKKRTLNMVVKLPPKSQYLLDLFDSPITFKKELDFYSIVAPEFAKLQNESGIPTEALSVITPQFLGGRLGLRDPQCFDEQATIILENLKDDNYTTQDRILGLDKVHMDFAISHLAKLHAITIGLKLKKPDFFKKVVLPVLEYAVDEDAKDCVVDMVQKAHNDYKNMKEAESYLDRIEKTLQYTPRVTITPKEPWTTLVHNDFWVNNMMFKYDKSDKPINMKIVDFQLTIYDYGVNDLIFFLISSSRKEVLDEHLEDMIDLYYDSFIKCLESLSVNTDMFPKSEFMEQLNQCAPIKFKQCIMMVQVIQAARGSVTETTDTADKDVFKGGINDENYKQKMLHVLSTFDRKGWLVK, via the coding sequence ATGCATTCGTCGATCAACATGCTCCCTGTTAAAAATCTGGATGCATTGTTAATGCAAACCTGCGGTCcagattttcaaatatacgATACGGAATGGAAGCACTTAACAGATCCGGGAGAAAACTTCGGTAGCCAGATATTAGCCATTGCTGTTAAAATCGAACAAAATAGTAAAAAGAGAACTTTAAACATGGTTGTCAAATTACCGCCGAAATCCCAGTACCTGCTAGATCTGTTCGACAGTCCGATAACTTTCAAAAAGGAATTGGATTTCTACAGCATCGTAGCGCCAGAGTTTGCGAAACTACAAAACGAAAGTGGGATTCCTACAGAAGCTCTAAGCGTCATTACACCACAATTCTTAGGCGGTAGATTAGGCTTACGAGATCCGCAGTGTTTCGACGAGCAAGCCACgatcattttagaaaatttgaaagatGACAATTATACGACGCAAGATCGCATTCTCGGTCTCGACAAAGTGCACATGGATTTTGCGATCAGTCACTTGGCGAAATTGCACGCCATAACGATCGGCCTGAAGCTCAAAAAGCCCGATTTCTTCAAAAAAGTAGTGCTGCCCGTTCTCGAGTACGCCGTGGACGAGGATGCAAAGGATTGCGTCGTGGATATGGTACAGAAGGCGCACAACGATTACAAAAACATGAAAGAGGCGGAATCTTATCTGGATAGGATCGAGAAGACGCTCCAATACACGCCGCGCGTTACCATAACGCCAAAAGAACCCTGGACGACATTGGTGCACAACGATTTCTGGGTAAATAATATGATGTTTAAATACGATAAATCCGACAAGCCGATCAATATGAAAATTGTGGACTTTCAATTGACAATCTACGACTACGGCGTGAACGATCTCATATTTTTCCTCATATCGAGTTCTCGGAAAGAGGTGCTCGACGAACATCTCGAGGACATGATAGACTTGTATTACGACTCTTTCATCAAGTGTTTAGAATCGCTAAGCGTGAACACAGACATGTTTCCCAAGAGCGAATTTATGGAGCAACTGAATCAGTGCGCTCCCATTAAATTCAAGCAATGCATCATGATGGTACAGGTAATTCAAGCGGCGCGTGGTTCCGTTACGGAAACGACTGACACGGCGGACAAAGACGTTTTCAAGGGTGGCATCAATGACgagaattataaacaaaaaatgctCCATGTGTTGTCTACATTCGATCGGAAGGGATGGCTAGTGAAATGA